Proteins encoded together in one Chitinophaga sp. LS1 window:
- a CDS encoding MauE/DoxX family redox-associated membrane protein, with the protein MTDTISCLFILLFIYAAISKLLAGNTFKEQVGQSPLLTSYSSIIVILIPFIEIFLSILLIKTKTRLAALYGSFGLMVLFTLYIIAITKLSDYIPCSCGGILESMNWNQHLVFNCIFVVLAIIAILLYKPAKL; encoded by the coding sequence ATTACTGACACAATTTCATGTTTGTTTATTCTTCTCTTTATCTATGCAGCAATAAGTAAACTATTAGCTGGCAATACCTTCAAAGAACAAGTAGGTCAATCTCCTCTATTGACATCGTATTCATCTATAATAGTTATTCTTATTCCATTTATAGAAATATTTCTTTCAATACTCTTAATAAAAACCAAAACCAGACTAGCTGCTTTGTATGGCAGCTTTGGTCTCATGGTACTATTCACACTATACATAATTGCTATTACAAAACTTAGTGATTACATACCATGTTCTTGTGGGGGAATATTAGAAAGTATGAATTGGAATCAACACTTAGTATTCAATTGCATTTTCGTAGTACTGGCCATAATAGCTATTTTATTATATAAGCCAGCCAAACTTTAA
- a CDS encoding OmpA family protein, with amino-acid sequence MASKKYLLLAGAMSLLAASSSYAQVTPVFDALDSTKVPASRQAQQNNFANHQYDFPAKPRDMWELGFHGGLHVINGTIPAKPGFGGGISLRKSLGHTFSIRGEYTGSFDKGQDYRLRPVAGAGGGAATIWAKTAALNGGMIVPNYKTATHQLSFDLIASLSNILFYKAQPKMNWYVFGGYSLGLIDVDVDAVDASGNGYNYSGINFSGKRKDIKDQLNNLYDGDYESNAPSQGNRGNIGRKDNNQLWRHGADFGTGIAWRVSKRFNIGLEEKYTMYFDDYLDGYSSPYSNHKDAFSYTSVRLNFNLGNSSKRVEPLWWVNPLNYAYNELSAPRHMKLPTPVLPDADGDGVTDQFDREPNTPAGAPVDVHGVAKDTDGDGVPDYKDKQLITPTYCQPVDADGVGKCPDPECCKTPPPAACGSLVLPSVAFKGASTKVGSDNEAILASVASTLKSNPTCNILVTGHAGAKGKKGGVDLSSRRVDSVIDYLADKQGIDRGRFIKQNTPGESGTVDLSPAN; translated from the coding sequence ATGGCAAGCAAAAAGTACTTATTACTGGCTGGCGCTATGAGTCTCCTAGCGGCGTCTTCCAGTTATGCACAAGTTACCCCTGTTTTTGACGCCCTGGATTCAACCAAAGTTCCAGCATCAAGACAGGCACAACAAAACAATTTCGCGAATCACCAGTATGATTTCCCTGCGAAACCACGTGATATGTGGGAATTAGGTTTCCACGGTGGTCTGCACGTTATCAACGGTACCATTCCTGCTAAACCAGGTTTTGGTGGTGGTATCTCCCTGAGAAAATCTCTGGGTCATACATTCTCCATCAGAGGTGAGTATACTGGTTCCTTCGACAAAGGTCAGGATTACAGACTGCGTCCAGTAGCTGGTGCAGGTGGTGGCGCTGCTACTATCTGGGCTAAAACTGCTGCTTTAAACGGCGGTATGATCGTTCCTAACTATAAAACTGCAACTCACCAGCTGTCTTTTGACCTGATCGCTTCTCTGAGCAACATCCTGTTCTACAAAGCGCAGCCAAAAATGAACTGGTATGTATTCGGTGGTTATTCACTGGGTCTGATCGACGTTGACGTTGATGCAGTAGATGCTAGTGGTAACGGTTACAACTATTCTGGTATTAACTTTAGCGGTAAACGTAAAGATATCAAGGATCAGCTGAACAACCTGTATGATGGTGATTATGAATCAAACGCTCCATCTCAGGGTAACAGAGGTAATATCGGTCGTAAAGACAACAACCAGCTGTGGCGTCATGGTGCCGATTTCGGTACTGGCATAGCCTGGAGAGTGTCTAAACGTTTCAATATCGGTCTGGAAGAGAAATACACTATGTATTTCGATGATTATCTGGACGGTTATTCTTCTCCATACTCTAACCATAAGGATGCATTCAGCTACACTAGTGTACGTCTGAACTTCAACCTGGGTAACAGCTCTAAGAGAGTTGAACCATTATGGTGGGTTAATCCGCTCAACTATGCTTACAATGAGCTGAGCGCACCTCGTCACATGAAACTGCCTACTCCAGTTCTGCCTGATGCAGATGGTGATGGCGTAACTGATCAGTTCGACCGCGAACCAAACACACCAGCTGGCGCTCCAGTTGATGTTCACGGTGTAGCTAAAGATACTGATGGTGACGGTGTTCCTGATTACAAAGACAAGCAGCTGATCACTCCAACTTATTGCCAGCCAGTTGATGCTGATGGTGTTGGTAAGTGCCCAGATCCTGAGTGCTGCAAGACTCCTCCTCCAGCAGCTTGTGGTAGTCTGGTTCTGCCTAGCGTAGCATTCAAAGGTGCTTCTACTAAGGTAGGTTCTGACAACGAAGCTATCCTGGCTTCTGTTGCTAGCACACTGAAATCTAACCCAACTTGTAACATCCTGGTAACAGGTCACGCAGGTGCTAAGGGTAAGAAAGGTGGTGTAGACCTGAGCAGCCGTCGTGTTGATTCAGTGATCGACTACCTGGCTGACAAGCAAGGTATCGACCGTGGTCGCTTCATCAAACAAAACACTCCTGGTGAGTCTGGTACTGTAGATCTGTCTCCAGCTAACTAA
- a CDS encoding polyprenyl synthetase family protein gives MDEIKNLISKELRDFESKFSDAVKSNVALLDRIMHYIVKRKGKQMRPMFVLLSARLFSNDIQESTYRAAALVELLHTATLVHDDVVDDANERRGFFSINALWKNKIAVLVGDYLLSKGLLLSLNNNDFRALQILSLAVKEMSEGELLQIEKTRKLNIKEDIYFEIIRRKTASLLAAACSAGAWSTSNDEETTEKMRLFGEKVGVAFQIKDDLFDYGSEKIGKPTGIDIREKKMTLPLIYTLEHATPDVRRQIINIVKNHNTDKARVEEVITLVKASGGIEYTQQKMFEYRDEAMAILHSFPDSNIRQGLESMVRYTTDRNF, from the coding sequence ATGGACGAGATTAAAAACCTGATCAGTAAGGAATTAAGGGATTTCGAGAGCAAATTTTCTGACGCAGTAAAGAGTAATGTCGCACTGTTGGACAGGATCATGCATTATATCGTTAAACGAAAAGGGAAGCAAATGCGCCCTATGTTCGTTTTGCTCTCGGCACGCCTGTTCAGTAATGATATCCAGGAAAGTACATACCGCGCTGCCGCACTCGTGGAATTGCTGCACACCGCTACCCTCGTACATGATGATGTCGTGGATGATGCCAATGAACGCCGTGGATTCTTCTCCATCAACGCTTTGTGGAAAAATAAGATCGCTGTGCTCGTGGGAGACTACCTCCTTTCCAAAGGACTCCTCCTCTCTTTGAACAATAATGACTTCAGAGCACTCCAGATCCTCTCCCTGGCAGTAAAGGAAATGAGTGAAGGCGAACTGCTACAGATCGAGAAAACACGTAAACTCAATATTAAAGAAGATATCTACTTCGAAATCATCCGCCGTAAAACAGCCTCCCTCCTCGCCGCCGCCTGTTCCGCCGGCGCCTGGAGCACCTCTAATGATGAAGAAACTACGGAGAAGATGCGCCTCTTCGGCGAAAAAGTAGGTGTCGCCTTTCAGATCAAAGATGACCTCTTCGACTATGGCAGCGAAAAAATCGGTAAACCTACCGGCATAGATATAAGAGAGAAAAAAATGACCCTCCCCCTTATCTATACACTGGAACACGCTACACCAGACGTAAGAAGACAAATCATCAACATCGTAAAAAATCATAATACCGATAAAGCCCGCGTGGAAGAAGTCATTACATTGGTGAAAGCTTCCGGTGGTATCGAGTATACACAACAGAAGATGTTCGAATACCGCGACGAAGCCATGGCTATCCTCCATAGCTTCCCCGATAGCAATATCAGACAGGGACTCGAATCAATGGTCAGGTATACAACCGACCGTAACTTCTAA
- a CDS encoding transposase → MFCEPKDTTLGIISEGIIRKWILPHLSIGKRGYKSKVDLVKVVSLILKRLKTGCQWRELSIKEYFPNGEITWQGVYYYFNKWSSDGSWKLIWINLLKENRQILDLSSIQLDGSHTPSKRGGYAVGYQGRKSCKTSNSLFLSDNQGQILSVSEPQSGNHNDLYNIVSTFEEMLTTLEEATINTKGLFLNADAGFDGGEFREYCMEKELEANIATNSRNSKQTSESYQYFDDQLYKRRYKIEQANAWMDSFKALIIRFETKAANWRALQWIAILVLFCKKLKD, encoded by the coding sequence TTGTTTTGCGAACCAAAAGATACTACCCTGGGAATCATAAGCGAAGGTATAATAAGAAAATGGATATTGCCGCATTTAAGTATAGGAAAGCGAGGATATAAGTCAAAAGTGGATTTGGTGAAAGTAGTAAGCTTGATATTAAAACGGTTAAAAACGGGCTGTCAGTGGCGAGAATTAAGTATTAAAGAATATTTCCCCAATGGTGAAATTACGTGGCAAGGCGTGTATTACTACTTTAATAAATGGAGCAGCGATGGATCGTGGAAACTTATCTGGATAAATCTTTTAAAGGAAAATCGCCAAATCCTTGATTTGTCTTCGATTCAATTAGATGGAAGTCATACACCATCGAAGCGAGGAGGCTATGCAGTAGGCTATCAGGGTCGAAAATCATGCAAAACGAGTAATAGTTTGTTTTTGAGTGACAATCAAGGCCAGATACTTAGTGTAAGCGAGCCACAATCCGGCAATCACAATGATCTTTATAATATTGTTTCAACTTTTGAAGAAATGCTAACCACCCTCGAAGAGGCTACAATAAATACGAAAGGATTGTTCTTAAATGCAGATGCAGGATTTGATGGAGGAGAATTCAGAGAATACTGTATGGAAAAGGAATTGGAAGCTAATATCGCTACCAATTCCCGTAATAGCAAGCAAACCAGTGAGTCATATCAATACTTTGATGATCAATTATATAAAAGACGCTACAAGATCGAACAAGCAAATGCCTGGATGGATAGCTTCAAAGCATTAATAATTAGATTTGAAACAAAAGCGGCTAACTGGAGAGCATTACAATGGATCGCAATCTTAGTCCTCTTTTGTAAAAAATTAAAAGACTAA
- a CDS encoding IS3 family transposase — protein MALVSKDDNKLSIVRQCQLLEVSRSSHYHEPKGESKQNLALMEQIDRMHLEHPYFGAERMAKHLSTPEVQVNVKRIRRLMREMDISAIYPVPNTSEACKWHKTYPYLLRNLKIDRNNMVWSMDITYIPMPKGFMYLCAIIDWNSRYLLSWTLSNTMTVEFCLEALEKAISIYGAPEILNTDQGSQFTSEGFTTTVLGAEIRLSMDGIGRATDNIAIERFWRSIKYENIYLNAYDSTLDLYKGIHRYVEFYNWERKHQGLEYKTPAEVYGAADKLSTYSQLSTKRKKEPKKEKVYSSSNRFDSLINNPPIAV, from the coding sequence ATGGCTTTAGTAAGTAAGGATGACAATAAGCTCAGTATTGTTCGTCAGTGTCAGTTGCTGGAAGTATCGCGAAGCAGCCATTACCATGAGCCCAAAGGAGAAAGCAAACAGAACCTGGCCTTGATGGAGCAGATAGACCGTATGCATTTGGAACATCCCTATTTTGGGGCAGAGCGCATGGCAAAACATCTAAGTACACCAGAAGTACAGGTTAATGTGAAGCGAATAAGGCGATTGATGCGGGAAATGGATATTTCGGCCATATATCCGGTCCCTAATACAAGTGAGGCATGCAAGTGGCACAAAACATATCCTTACCTGCTTCGGAACCTGAAAATTGATCGGAATAATATGGTTTGGAGTATGGATATCACTTATATTCCAATGCCGAAGGGTTTTATGTACCTGTGTGCGATTATAGACTGGAATAGCCGCTATCTGTTATCCTGGACACTCAGCAATACCATGACAGTGGAATTTTGTCTGGAAGCGCTTGAAAAAGCTATTTCTATTTATGGGGCACCAGAGATCTTAAATACGGATCAGGGCAGCCAGTTTACAAGCGAAGGATTTACAACAACAGTATTAGGTGCTGAGATTCGCCTAAGCATGGATGGAATAGGACGAGCCACTGACAATATCGCAATCGAGAGATTTTGGCGTAGTATCAAGTATGAGAATATCTATCTCAATGCTTATGATAGTACACTGGATTTATACAAGGGAATTCACAGATATGTGGAATTCTACAACTGGGAACGAAAGCATCAGGGCCTGGAATATAAGACTCCTGCTGAGGTTTATGGAGCAGCTGATAAGTTATCCACATATTCACAGCTATCCACAAAAAGAAAAAAAGAACCAAAAAAAGAAAAAGTTTATAGTAGTAGTAATAGATTTGATTCTTTAATTAATAACCCACCTATTGCTGTCTAA
- a CDS encoding KUP/HAK/KT family potassium transporter encodes MRKDINRVSLAGLVVALGIIYGDIGTSPLYVFKAIIGTNYISDLLVIGGISCIFWTLTLQTTIKYVILTLRADNKGEGGIFSLYALVRRHAKWAVIFGMIGGAALLADGIITPPITVTTAIEGLRTLEVFKDLSQWTIVKIVLTIITLLFVVQQFGTNSIGKLFGPIMVIWFSMLGILGLSHLADDFSVLKAFSPHYAIQLLTTYPRGFLILGAVFLCTTGAEALYSDLGHCGKGNIRVSWIFVKTCLLLNYLGQGAWLLTHKGTMLPKDQNPFFTIMPEWFIIPGILIATMASIIASQALISGSFTLISEAMRLNLWPKLKINYPTEMRGQLYIPGINTMMWIGCVAIVLIFQESGAMEAAYGLSITICMLMTSCLFAFYLYTRRVRVSLILLYLIIYFTIEFSFLFANLVKFMHGGYVTVIVAGVLFLIMLVWFKSRKIKNRYVEFVRLEDHLAVIQELSNDTTIPKYATHLVYMSSADNPKEIEHKIIYSILNKKPKRADIYWFVHVDVVDEPYLSEYSVQTIIPNEVIRVEFRLGFKVEQRINLMFRMVVEDMVRNKEVNITSRYESLSKNNVVGDFQFIVMEKFLSHDNDLPLYERMIMRMYFWLKRVSLSEERGFGLDSSYVTIEKYPLVVAPVTNLQLKRIIH; translated from the coding sequence GTGAGAAAAGACATTAACAGGGTTAGCCTGGCCGGTTTAGTAGTAGCATTAGGTATTATTTACGGTGACATTGGAACCTCTCCGTTATACGTTTTCAAGGCTATTATAGGTACGAACTATATTAGCGATCTCCTGGTCATTGGCGGTATTTCCTGTATTTTCTGGACCCTGACTTTACAAACAACCATTAAGTATGTGATTCTGACCCTTCGGGCAGACAACAAAGGAGAAGGCGGTATCTTCTCATTATACGCGCTCGTAAGGCGTCATGCAAAATGGGCCGTTATCTTTGGTATGATCGGCGGCGCCGCATTACTGGCAGACGGTATCATTACCCCACCTATTACTGTAACGACCGCGATTGAAGGTCTACGCACACTGGAAGTATTTAAAGATCTTAGTCAGTGGACAATTGTAAAAATTGTACTGACGATTATTACTTTACTCTTCGTAGTTCAGCAGTTTGGTACAAACTCTATTGGTAAGCTGTTTGGCCCTATCATGGTGATTTGGTTCTCCATGCTGGGTATTCTGGGACTTTCACACCTGGCAGATGATTTCTCTGTACTGAAAGCTTTCAGCCCACACTATGCGATACAGTTATTAACTACCTATCCCCGTGGTTTCCTGATTCTGGGTGCAGTCTTCCTGTGTACAACAGGTGCTGAAGCGCTGTATTCTGACCTGGGCCACTGTGGTAAAGGCAATATCCGGGTATCCTGGATATTTGTGAAAACCTGTTTGCTCCTGAACTATCTGGGACAGGGTGCATGGTTGCTCACACACAAAGGCACGATGCTGCCTAAGGATCAGAACCCGTTCTTTACAATTATGCCTGAGTGGTTTATAATACCTGGTATCCTGATCGCAACAATGGCGTCTATTATCGCGAGCCAGGCATTGATCTCCGGTTCATTTACATTGATTTCAGAAGCGATGCGACTGAATCTGTGGCCGAAGCTGAAGATCAATTATCCTACTGAAATGCGTGGTCAGTTGTATATTCCAGGTATCAACACCATGATGTGGATAGGTTGTGTGGCTATCGTATTAATCTTCCAGGAATCGGGGGCGATGGAAGCGGCGTATGGTCTCTCCATTACGATTTGTATGTTGATGACTTCGTGTTTGTTCGCCTTCTATTTGTACACGCGAAGGGTGCGTGTCAGTTTGATTCTACTTTACCTGATTATATATTTTACGATAGAGTTCTCTTTCCTGTTCGCCAACCTGGTAAAATTTATGCACGGTGGTTATGTAACCGTGATTGTGGCAGGGGTGCTGTTCCTCATAATGCTGGTGTGGTTTAAATCACGCAAGATCAAAAATCGTTACGTTGAATTTGTACGACTGGAAGATCATCTGGCTGTGATTCAGGAGCTGAGTAACGATACGACTATACCCAAGTATGCTACCCATCTGGTGTATATGAGTAGTGCTGATAATCCGAAAGAGATCGAACATAAGATCATCTATTCTATTCTGAATAAGAAACCAAAGCGTGCAGATATCTATTGGTTTGTGCATGTGGATGTAGTAGATGAGCCATATCTGAGTGAATATTCAGTGCAGACGATTATTCCGAACGAGGTGATTCGTGTGGAATTCCGCTTAGGTTTTAAGGTGGAGCAACGTATTAACCTGATGTTCAGAATGGTGGTGGAAGATATGGTGAGGAATAAAGAGGTGAATATCACCAGCCGTTATGAATCACTGAGTAAGAATAATGTGGTGGGTGACTTCCAGTTTATAGTAATGGAGAAGTTCCTGTCACATGATAATGACCTGCCATTGTATGAGCGTATGATCATGCGTATGTATTTCTGGTTGAAACGCGTGAGTCTTTCTGAGGAACGAGGTTTTGGACTGGATTCAAGTTATGTAACAATTGAGAAATATCCGCTGGTGGTAGCACCAGTTACTAATTTGCAATTGAAGCGAATTATACATTAA
- the recJ gene encoding single-stranded-DNA-specific exonuclease RecJ — protein MQKRWTVRSYQPKQEALLQASLRIHPLLCRLLVQRGMHTYDESRLFFRPTLADLHDPWIMKDMDKAVSRIEQAIFRHEKILVFGDYDVDGTTAVATVFDFLHTLYNNIEFYIPHRYREGYGISAQGIEYARDNDFSLVITLDCGIKATEQITWAAEHGIDFIICDHHLPDAILPPAVAILNPKQYDCPYPYKELSGCGIGYKLITAFAQKIGLPESAAHHYLDLVATSIAADIVPMTGENRVLAFHGLKKVNESPLPGIQALIQLSGLKEQLTISNLVFVIAPRVNAAGRMDDARKAVNLFIENDMEKAMEIAKVLHADNFDRKEIDGNITKEAVELIQNDTTLHNKKSTVLYKPDWHKGVVGIVASRLIDKYYYRPTIILTLSNDKVAGSARSVIGFNVYEAIHKCKDLLENYGGHFYAAGMTLKPENVPAFQERFEEVVATTINPELLIPEITIDTEISLKDITPAFFNILKQFEPLGPDNQRPIFLVRNVVDSGYSRLIKDEHIKFSVKQGRHPMAVTGIGFYMSDKFSIVSSRQPFDMVFTIDENEWNGKMNLQMKVIDIRSH, from the coding sequence ATGCAAAAACGCTGGACAGTCCGATCGTATCAACCAAAACAGGAAGCTTTGCTGCAGGCCTCCCTGCGCATACATCCCCTGTTATGCAGGTTGTTGGTGCAGCGCGGCATGCATACCTATGATGAATCAAGGTTGTTCTTCCGCCCTACACTGGCAGATCTTCATGATCCATGGATCATGAAAGATATGGATAAAGCTGTATCCAGAATTGAACAGGCCATCTTCAGACATGAAAAAATTCTAGTGTTCGGAGACTACGACGTGGATGGTACCACCGCCGTAGCAACTGTATTCGATTTTCTACACACTTTATATAATAATATAGAGTTTTATATTCCGCATCGCTACCGCGAAGGCTATGGCATCTCTGCCCAGGGCATCGAATACGCCAGGGACAACGATTTTAGCCTCGTCATCACGCTTGACTGCGGTATCAAGGCCACCGAACAAATTACCTGGGCCGCTGAACATGGTATTGACTTTATTATATGTGATCACCACCTGCCAGATGCTATCCTGCCTCCGGCTGTGGCTATCCTCAACCCAAAACAATATGATTGCCCTTACCCTTACAAGGAACTAAGTGGCTGTGGTATTGGCTATAAACTCATCACCGCCTTCGCCCAAAAAATAGGTTTGCCGGAATCTGCCGCACACCACTATCTGGACCTCGTGGCTACCAGCATCGCCGCTGATATCGTACCCATGACCGGCGAAAACCGTGTACTGGCCTTTCATGGACTGAAAAAAGTCAATGAATCTCCCCTACCCGGTATCCAGGCCCTCATCCAACTCAGTGGTCTCAAAGAACAACTCACCATCTCTAACCTCGTCTTCGTTATCGCTCCCCGCGTTAACGCCGCCGGTAGAATGGACGATGCCCGCAAAGCCGTGAACCTGTTCATTGAGAATGATATGGAAAAGGCCATGGAAATTGCAAAAGTGCTGCACGCTGACAACTTTGACCGCAAGGAAATTGATGGCAACATTACCAAAGAAGCTGTAGAACTGATTCAGAACGATACTACTCTACATAATAAAAAGTCCACCGTACTCTATAAGCCTGACTGGCACAAAGGTGTGGTGGGTATCGTGGCATCCCGGCTGATCGATAAATATTATTACAGACCGACCATTATCCTTACCCTCAGTAATGATAAAGTAGCCGGCTCTGCCCGCTCTGTGATTGGGTTTAACGTATACGAAGCCATTCACAAGTGTAAAGATCTGCTGGAAAACTATGGTGGCCACTTCTACGCCGCCGGCATGACCCTCAAACCTGAAAACGTGCCCGCTTTCCAGGAAAGATTTGAAGAGGTTGTCGCCACTACCATCAATCCTGAACTGCTGATTCCGGAAATCACTATCGATACCGAAATCAGTCTGAAAGATATCACTCCCGCTTTTTTCAATATTCTCAAACAGTTCGAGCCCCTGGGGCCGGACAACCAACGCCCTATCTTCCTCGTACGAAACGTGGTAGACAGCGGCTACTCCCGCCTCATAAAAGATGAGCACATTAAATTTTCGGTTAAACAGGGCAGACACCCTATGGCTGTAACAGGTATTGGGTTCTATATGTCTGACAAATTCTCGATCGTCAGCAGCCGCCAGCCTTTTGATATGGTATTTACCATTGATGAGAACGAGTGGAATGGCAAGATGAACCTACAAATGAAAGTAATCGATATCCGCTCTCACTGA
- a CDS encoding transposase has protein sequence MNKGRRKFNAAFKAKVAIEALKEQMTLAELAEKYDIHPTQITEWKKQLLSGSEDVFDQGKKAGADASDHQEEKDELYKQIGQLKVEVDWLKKKSEQAFGKNWKDGFSK, from the coding sequence ATGAACAAGGGAAGAAGAAAGTTCAATGCAGCCTTTAAAGCGAAAGTAGCTATCGAAGCCTTAAAAGAACAGATGACATTGGCCGAGCTGGCAGAAAAGTATGATATACATCCTACTCAGATAACGGAGTGGAAGAAGCAACTACTATCAGGGTCAGAGGATGTGTTTGACCAGGGTAAGAAGGCAGGTGCAGATGCATCAGATCACCAGGAAGAAAAAGACGAACTATATAAGCAAATCGGTCAACTCAAGGTAGAGGTCGACTGGTTGAAAAAAAAATCTGAACAGGCATTTGGGAAGAACTGGAAGGATGGCTTTAGTAAGTAA
- a CDS encoding pirin family protein, protein MQRSINKINTNHPISGSLSSYHFYNPLPLPDGNTIDPFLLLHHHGPMTLPPFNSGMPFGPHPHRGFETVTWIVKGHVVHKDSHGFHSRIDEGGVQWMTAARGLIHNEYVEDTFKETGGDLELLQLWINLPAKDKMIPAKYKGLQKDDIPVITNDKVKVAIAGGQWNGHKGALQSITDINAFLIDISEGGSTKINVTKERNILFYVLHGEVTVNGRTTGDRSMVLFNNDGDEIEISAGKDALILYCDGLPLNEPIAWHGPYVMNTQTEIMEAMRDERMGKFGFYID, encoded by the coding sequence ATGCAAAGATCAATTAACAAAATCAACACAAACCACCCCATCAGTGGTTCCCTCTCATCATATCATTTCTACAACCCCCTGCCTCTCCCCGACGGCAACACCATCGATCCATTCCTCCTCCTCCATCACCATGGTCCCATGACCCTGCCTCCTTTCAATTCAGGCATGCCATTCGGACCACACCCCCATCGCGGTTTTGAAACCGTGACCTGGATCGTAAAAGGCCACGTTGTCCACAAAGACTCCCACGGCTTCCACAGCCGTATCGACGAAGGTGGCGTACAATGGATGACCGCCGCCCGCGGCCTCATTCACAACGAATACGTAGAAGATACTTTCAAGGAAACAGGTGGGGATTTAGAGTTGTTACAATTATGGATCAACCTGCCTGCAAAAGACAAAATGATCCCAGCTAAATACAAAGGCTTACAAAAAGACGATATCCCGGTTATCACAAATGATAAAGTGAAGGTAGCAATCGCAGGTGGTCAGTGGAATGGCCATAAAGGGGCTTTACAGTCGATTACAGACATTAACGCATTCCTGATTGACATCAGTGAAGGTGGCAGTACTAAAATAAACGTAACGAAGGAAAGAAACATCCTTTTCTATGTCCTCCACGGAGAAGTCACCGTCAATGGCCGCACAACCGGCGACAGAAGTATGGTGCTCTTCAATAATGACGGAGATGAAATTGAAATCAGTGCCGGCAAAGACGCACTCATCCTGTATTGCGATGGCCTGCCACTGAATGAACCCATCGCCTGGCATGGTCCCTATGTGATGAACACACAAACGGAGATCATGGAAGCTATGCGCGATGAAAGAATGGGCAAATTCGGATTCTATATAGACTAA